One stretch of Akkermansia sp. RCC_12PD DNA includes these proteins:
- a CDS encoding carboxymuconolactone decarboxylase family protein: MKRILLGTACSLLFLMNHTEAQTMNNSTEALSPKERQIAAISAHTARGDMDGLKTALAAGLDAGLSLNEIREVLVQMYAYCGFPRSLNALSSLMELSKERAARGINDREGAEAGAPPAGRSIEFGTENQTKLCGAPVKGELFQFAPAIDEFLKAHLFGDIFGRDNLDWKTRELATIAALASMKGTESQLNSHIRIGKYNGLTDEQVDAILNISGSAGRDDPFPKGNPAPANFTGKAWVAMMVDNRDYDMSAYNVTFAPGTRNNWHSHSVGQVLFCTEGSGYYQERGRKARRLEPGSVVEIPANTEHWHGAAPDSEFVHIGITPKAASNKTIWGGPVTDKEYAEAAGGK, encoded by the coding sequence ATGAAACGAATCCTTCTGGGAACGGCCTGTTCCCTCCTTTTCCTGATGAACCACACGGAAGCACAGACCATGAACAACAGCACGGAAGCCCTGTCGCCAAAGGAACGGCAGATTGCCGCCATCAGCGCCCATACCGCCCGCGGCGACATGGACGGACTCAAAACCGCCCTGGCCGCGGGGCTGGACGCCGGACTCAGCCTGAACGAGATCAGGGAAGTTCTCGTCCAGATGTATGCCTATTGCGGTTTCCCCCGCAGCCTGAACGCTTTGAGCTCCCTGATGGAGCTGTCCAAGGAGCGCGCCGCGCGCGGCATCAACGACAGGGAGGGTGCGGAAGCCGGAGCCCCTCCGGCTGGCAGGAGCATCGAATTCGGCACGGAGAACCAGACAAAACTCTGCGGCGCTCCGGTCAAGGGCGAGCTTTTCCAGTTTGCCCCGGCCATTGACGAGTTCCTGAAAGCCCACCTCTTCGGCGACATCTTCGGGCGCGACAATCTTGACTGGAAAACCCGGGAGCTTGCCACCATTGCGGCTCTGGCCTCCATGAAGGGCACGGAAAGCCAGTTGAACTCCCACATCCGCATCGGCAAATACAACGGCCTGACGGACGAACAGGTGGACGCCATCCTGAATATTTCCGGCTCCGCCGGAAGGGACGACCCTTTCCCGAAGGGCAATCCCGCCCCCGCCAATTTCACCGGGAAGGCCTGGGTGGCCATGATGGTGGACAACAGGGACTACGACATGTCCGCCTACAACGTCACCTTTGCCCCCGGCACGCGCAACAACTGGCACAGCCATTCCGTGGGGCAGGTGCTGTTCTGCACGGAGGGCTCGGGCTATTACCAGGAACGCGGCAGGAAGGCGCGCCGCCTGGAGCCCGGCAGCGTGGTGGAAATCCCGGCAAATACGGAGCACTGGCACGGAGCGGCTCCGGACAGCGAATTCGTCCACATCGGCATTACTCCTAAAGCCGCTTCCAACAAAACCATCTGGGGCGGCCCCGTGACGGATAAGGAATACGCGGAGGCCGCCGGAGGGAAATAG
- a CDS encoding flavodoxin encodes MKSKSIIAAVAASLLTGLGCSAQEQPKVSTEPSRILIAYYSWGGNTKYAAAQIQKETGGTLFEIKPVKPYPADYRECTVQAKKEIQEGARPKLSARVEDLGKYDVVFIGSPNWWSTIAPPVSSFLAGHDLSGKTVIPFVTHGGGGMARCADAVRKLCPKSSVLKGGAFAGDGIRTSRAALAKWVNDTITINK; translated from the coding sequence ATGAAGAGCAAATCAATCATAGCCGCCGTGGCGGCGTCACTCCTGACCGGGCTGGGATGTTCAGCCCAGGAACAGCCCAAAGTTTCCACGGAACCGTCCAGGATTCTCATCGCCTATTATTCCTGGGGCGGCAACACGAAGTACGCGGCCGCCCAGATCCAGAAGGAAACGGGAGGAACCTTGTTTGAAATCAAGCCTGTCAAGCCTTATCCCGCCGATTACCGGGAATGCACCGTGCAGGCCAAGAAAGAGATTCAGGAAGGAGCCAGGCCGAAATTGAGCGCCCGGGTGGAGGACCTCGGGAAGTACGACGTCGTGTTCATCGGGAGTCCCAACTGGTGGAGCACGATCGCCCCTCCCGTTTCCTCCTTTTTGGCGGGGCATGATCTCTCCGGAAAGACGGTGATTCCCTTTGTGACGCATGGGGGCGGCGGCATGGCGCGCTGCGCGGACGCGGTCCGCAAGCTGTGCCCTAAGTCCTCCGTTCTCAAGGGCGGCGCCTTTGCCGGCGACGGAATCAGAACGTCCCGGGCCGCCCTGGCCAAGTGGGTCAATGACACAATCACCATCAACAAATAA